Part of the Streptomyces sp. NBC_00457 genome, AATAGTTCCGCGTGACGCCACACCCGCATTCTTGCTGCCGTTACCGTTTCGTGTCACTCGACTGTGGACAACTGGCCGCGATTTGCCGGTCCTATGACCATTTGGGCACCGCAGAACTTGAAATCAACAGCGAAACGACAGCTTTGGCGGCGGTTGAGCGGGCGCCGCGGCCGGTTACGCGGGGTCGATCTCACGCAGCCGGCCCGTCTTCACGTCGAATACGAAGCCCCGGATGTCGTCGGTGTGCAGCAGGAACGGCGAGGTGCGCACGCGCTGCATCGACTGCCGTACGTCCTGGTCGACGTCCCGGAAGGCCTCCACCGCCCAGGCGGGCCGCTGGCCGACCTCCATCTCCAGGTCGTGCCGGAACTCCTCGGTGAGGGTCTCCAGGCCGCAGCCGGTGTGGTGGATGAGAACGACGCTGCGCGTGCCGAGCGCGCGCTGGCTGATGGTCAGGGAGCGGATCACGTCGTCGGTGACCACGCCGCCCGCGTTGCGGATGGTGTGGCAGTCGCCCAGGTCGAGGCCGAGCGCGTCGTGCAGGTCGAGGCGGGCGTCCATACAGGCCACCACGGCGACTCGCAGCACGGGACGGGCGTCCATACCCGGGTCGGTGAACGCGGCGGCGTACCGCGCGTTGGCCT contains:
- a CDS encoding beta-class carbonic anhydrase; translation: MTTSASVPAGPEGAISSGTVTDRLVEANARYAAAFTDPGMDARPVLRVAVVACMDARLDLHDALGLDLGDCHTIRNAGGVVTDDVIRSLTISQRALGTRSVVLIHHTGCGLETLTEEFRHDLEMEVGQRPAWAVEAFRDVDQDVRQSMQRVRTSPFLLHTDDIRGFVFDVKTGRLREIDPA